The Lewinella sp. 4G2 nucleotide sequence AGAGTGGTTCCCGCCCCACGACGATAAGGCTTACCCATTTGCGACCAAGAAAGACATTCAGGCCCAACTGCCCCACCTCAAACGGAAAACGCTGAAGTACAATGACTACGCGCAGGCTACCTACGAAAGCCTCTTCACGGACGAGGAACGCAGTGACGCCGAATCCCGCACCGCTACCGAATTGCGGTCCTGCGTAGTATGGAACAAAGGGAAAGGTAACGTCCGGATTGAACCTCTGCCCTGGCAAGCTCAATTGACCTGCCAGTACGCCGTTGCCATTGGCGACGTCAACGGTGATGACCGGCCCGACCTCTGGCTAGGCGGCAACCAATTTGGCGTCACCCCCCAGGTAGGAAGGCCGGACGCTGGTCGCGGCACCCTACTGCTGAATAAAGGCAACCGCGAATGGGAATACGTCGATAATCAAAAGGCAGGTGTCAATATTCCTGGCCAGGTGCGGGACGCCACCTTCATCGATCTGGCCAATGGCGGCAAGGGATTGCTAGTGGGGTGCAACGACGACACCTTACGTACCTACCGCCTAAGCGAATACGCTACGAAGTAAAGTTGCGGAGTAACTGCTCTCTGCGATTTACCCTTTTGCCTCCCACCCTAACTAAACGAACATGTTCCACATCGCCCGGCGCATACTGCTGTTCATTGGATTGGCCACCGCAACTACTGCGTGCGAACCGACTACGCCAACTCAGTTTGACCGGCTGAGCCCCGAGCAAACGGGGATCACCTTCACGAATGAACCGGGCGAAACGGATAGCTTCAATATTTTGACCAATGAATACATCTACAACGGCGGCGGCGTGGGTGTCGGGGACTTTAATCAGGACGGCCGGCCCGACCTATTCTTTACCGGGGCGGCCACCGAGAATGAGCTCTACCTCAACGATGGGGACTTTTCTTTTCGTAACGTATCCACGATAGCCGGCATCGGTGGGGGGTCCCGCTGGAATAATGGGGTGACGGTAGTGGACGTCAATAATGATGGGCTACTCGACATTTACGTTTGTGCAACCACTCGCCAGGCAGCTAAGGATAGGTCCAATCAGCTGTTCCTTAATCAAGGAAACGACGCTAAGGGTATTCCCACCTTCAAAGATGTTGCCCCTGCTTACGGTATTGCAGACACTAGCCACAACACCCAGGGCGCATGGCTGGATTACGACGGCGATGGCGATTTGGACCTCTTCCTGCTCATCAACAAAATGGTTGATAACAAGCGGCCGAATGACTTCAGTAATAAGGTGGATGACGGCTCCGGTTCCAGAACGGACCGGCTGTACCGACAGGACCAAGTCGACGGTAACATCGTTTTTACCGAAGTAGGTAAGGAGACTGGTATTCTAAAGCAAGGGTTCAGCCTCGCCGCAACGGTCTGCGACCTCAATCGGGACGGGTGGCCGGACCTCTACGTTTCGAACGATTATTTGAGCAATGACCTGGCTTACCTTAACGTCGAGAAAGAAGGGCAACGCGTATTTGAGGAGATCAGCTACGGCATCACCAAACACACCAGTTACAGCGCGATGGGCAATGACGTGGCCGATCTTAACAATGATGGCCTACCCGATATCATCGCCGTGGACATGCTCCCAGCTGATAATCTGCGGCGGAAGATGATGTTAGCCTCCAACAACTACACCTACCTTATTAACCTGGAGCGGTTTGGCGTCCACCCACAATTCACCCGCAATACGCTGCAACTAAGCCGGGGCCTGCGGACGGATACCTTCAGCGATTTACCCCAGTACGGGGAAGTCGCCATGCAGGCTGGCTTGCCCGCAACGGACTGGAGTTGGACGCCCCTCGTCGCTGATTTCGACCTCGACGGGATCAAGGACATCATCATCACAAATGGCTTCCCAAGAGACATTACGGATAAGGACTTTGGGGATTACAACGTCACCAATAGTCGGTACCTCAGCCCGGGAGCCCTGCTACCTAAGATACCCTCCGTCAAAATTCCCAACGTGGCTTACCGGGGTGTATCCATCGCTGATGGAATGCCTACCTACGAGGACGCCAGCCTGAATTGGGGGATTGACGTGCCGAGCTTCAGCAACGGTGCTGCCTACGCCGACCTGGATGGAGATGGCGACCTCGATTACGTCACCAATAATATTTACGACGCCGCCCACGTGTACCGGAATAATACGATTAGTGGAGAGGATGCGAAGTTGACAAGTATTCGTATCGCGCCCGCGAAGGATCTGACCGACGTGGAGTGGTTCGGTGCGGAGGTCATCCTCCTGAACGGAGATTCGCTCGAGAGTTTTTTCCTCCACCCCCACCGTGGATACCTCTCTAGTCAGGGACGGGAATTGAGAGTAGCTGGTATCCACGGATTGGATACCAAAGTGGTCGTCCGCTGGCCAGGAGGTGAGTTGCGGGATTACGGTTCCGTGTCTACCCTTCCCACCAAAGGTCTGCACCCAGGTGGTGGGACACCCATTGCTGACTTGCCCATTTCTTCGGCACCCGCGGCAGCGCCGTATTTGACCACAATGCCTAGCCCGCCTTACGTGCACGAGGATTTGGATTATATCGATTTTAACGTTCAACCCATGCTCCTCCATAAACTAACGGAGCAAGGGCCTGCGGTGGCGGTGAGCGACATCGATGGAGATGGATACGATGACCTCTACGTGAGTGGAAGCCTGGGGAAAAATGGATCGTTTCTGATGGGAAACGCGACGGGATACGAACCCGTGGCCACCCTGATTAACGATGCGGAAGACGCGCCGGAAGAACTGGGCAGCCTGTTTTTCGATGCCGACGGCGATGGTGATGAGGATTTGTACATCGTGAGTGGGAGCTATGAATACGATTTAGAAAATGGAGACTACGATGATCGCCTGTACGAAAATATTGGAGGTCGGTTCGTTAGAGCGACCGGTGGTTTGGAAGGAGAGATAGTCGCATCAGGATCTTGTGTACGCGCTTCGGACATCGATGGAGATGGAGACCTCGACCTCTTCGTGGGTACTCGGGTGGTCCCGCACGCCTACCCCACCCCCGCCGCTAGCGCTTGCTACCGTAATGAATCAACCTCTGGAAAACTTCGGTTCGTGTTAGACGAAAAGTGGACGAGTAATTTAGCATCCGTCTCCAATGTTTCTGATGCCCTCTTCACCGACGCGGACAATGACGGTGATCAGGATTTGTTGATCGCAGGTGAATGGTCTGCCCTTCGCTACTTTAAAAATGACGGCGAACAATTCGTAGATGAGACTACCGTAACAAATCTTGGTGAGGCAACTGGTTGGTGGCGATCCATCACGCCGGGGGATTTCGATAACGATGGAGACGTAGACTACATCATTGGAAATACCGGTGAAAATTCGATTCTGCGCCCATCAACGACGTTCCCGGTGCAAGCCTACGTTGGGGACATTGACGACAACAAGGGGACCGATTTTATCCCCTTTACCTACCTGCGGTCGGTAGATGGTGAATACAGATCCTACCCCTACTTCGGCAGAAACGACTTCGCCAAACAAGTTAACAAGGTGAAAGCAGAATACCTGACCCACCGCAACTTTGCGGATGCCGACGCCGGGCAGTTCCTCGCTGGTTCGCCCCCCGAGTCACTGCTGTCGGTCAACGAAAGCAGGAGCGTGCTACTCAGGAATGATGGTGGCAAGTTTTTCATAATGCCACTACCCGCTTCGGTGCAAGCCAGCCCGATATCCGGTGGGCAGGCAGTGGACCTGAACGACGATGATTTACTGGACGTCGTTTTGATCGGGAACGAAAGAGGTGTAGAAACCTCGCAGGGAGGGATGAATGCAGCGAATGGTCACGTACTGATCAATCAGGGTAACCTGACCTTCAAAAGCTTGAATAATGCGGAAAGCGGATTCACGGTACCTGGAGACGGACGCGCGCTCGTCGTAGCCCGTACGCCCAACTCACGCCGGCTGATCGCCGCCCAAAATCGAGGGCCCCTGGTTATAAGCTCCATCGTCGCAAAACCGCTAGCCGCGACTACACGAAAACAAGAGCAATACTGGGGTGCGGGATACCTATCCCAGAGTGGACTTCGCCGGTAACGAAGAGCGGTAGTGGAAAGTTAGTTTTCAAAACAAGGCTTCCAACAAAGTGTATTATTCAACAAAATGGAGCCATTTTGAGAAAACAAACATAAAATTTGAAGAAAATGTGAGGAAAGTTTGCGGGGCTTGTTGGAAATGTTTTAATTTGCTTCCAGATACAACTGATACCACATTATGATTACAGAAGACAGAAGAGAACTTAACAAGCGGTTTCGCGAGGTTTTCGGCATTTTAGAAGAGCGCGGTAAGATCATCAAGAATGATCGAAATGGCCGTGGCCTCGGAGATTTCGCCAAGAAGATCCTCAACAACCGGTCCTACGGCCACATCGTTCGCGCTTACCTCAACGACGACGACAAGCGCTGCATCAACTATGAGCAGGCGCGCCGCGTGTGCAACGAGTACGGCGTTAACCACAGCTACCTCCTGGAGGGCGAAGGAACTCCGTTTGGGTTCGATCTCCCCGCTCCGGTAGAACCGCAGGGCTCCGACTCCCCTACCCCCAACATCCTCTTCACCACAACCGAAGCCTTTGCCGGTTCGCCGGTCGATAACAGTAGCTTCGTGCAGGAGACACATGATTTCTTCCGCATCCCGGGGCTGGGTGGCGGTGGCTACGTAGCCTTCCCCATTAACGGTAACTCCATGGAGCCCGTGATCAACAGCGGTGATACCGTGATCTGCAAGGAAATCGATAGCATCAACGAGATCAAGGACAACCGCATCTACGCCGTTCGTTCTAACGGCAAGATCTGGATCAAGTACGTTCACAAGATCTACGACGGTGGCAATCGCCGCGTGAAATCCCTCAAACTGATCTCGGCCAATTACCTGGAGTACGATCCCTTCGTCGAAGAAGTGGACATGAGCACCAAGCTCTACGAAGTAGTTCGGCGCGTCAGCGAGCTCTAGTAGCCGTACTAACCCCGCAAGGCATGTGCTTCACGCGGATTAAACTCAAGTGAAGACGTTCTTCGGCGCAGAGTATTGCTCAGCATGCACCTGTAGAAATAACCGGTCCGGTCTTCTTCCCCTAGAGAAATACTGGTGAAGAAATTAGGGCTCCGCTGATTTACCGT carries:
- a CDS encoding S24 family peptidase, whose protein sequence is MITEDRRELNKRFREVFGILEERGKIIKNDRNGRGLGDFAKKILNNRSYGHIVRAYLNDDDKRCINYEQARRVCNEYGVNHSYLLEGEGTPFGFDLPAPVEPQGSDSPTPNILFTTTEAFAGSPVDNSSFVQETHDFFRIPGLGGGGYVAFPINGNSMEPVINSGDTVICKEIDSINEIKDNRIYAVRSNGKIWIKYVHKIYDGGNRRVKSLKLISANYLEYDPFVEEVDMSTKLYEVVRRVSEL
- a CDS encoding VCBS repeat-containing protein, yielding MFHIARRILLFIGLATATTACEPTTPTQFDRLSPEQTGITFTNEPGETDSFNILTNEYIYNGGGVGVGDFNQDGRPDLFFTGAATENELYLNDGDFSFRNVSTIAGIGGGSRWNNGVTVVDVNNDGLLDIYVCATTRQAAKDRSNQLFLNQGNDAKGIPTFKDVAPAYGIADTSHNTQGAWLDYDGDGDLDLFLLINKMVDNKRPNDFSNKVDDGSGSRTDRLYRQDQVDGNIVFTEVGKETGILKQGFSLAATVCDLNRDGWPDLYVSNDYLSNDLAYLNVEKEGQRVFEEISYGITKHTSYSAMGNDVADLNNDGLPDIIAVDMLPADNLRRKMMLASNNYTYLINLERFGVHPQFTRNTLQLSRGLRTDTFSDLPQYGEVAMQAGLPATDWSWTPLVADFDLDGIKDIIITNGFPRDITDKDFGDYNVTNSRYLSPGALLPKIPSVKIPNVAYRGVSIADGMPTYEDASLNWGIDVPSFSNGAAYADLDGDGDLDYVTNNIYDAAHVYRNNTISGEDAKLTSIRIAPAKDLTDVEWFGAEVILLNGDSLESFFLHPHRGYLSSQGRELRVAGIHGLDTKVVVRWPGGELRDYGSVSTLPTKGLHPGGGTPIADLPISSAPAAAPYLTTMPSPPYVHEDLDYIDFNVQPMLLHKLTEQGPAVAVSDIDGDGYDDLYVSGSLGKNGSFLMGNATGYEPVATLINDAEDAPEELGSLFFDADGDGDEDLYIVSGSYEYDLENGDYDDRLYENIGGRFVRATGGLEGEIVASGSCVRASDIDGDGDLDLFVGTRVVPHAYPTPAASACYRNESTSGKLRFVLDEKWTSNLASVSNVSDALFTDADNDGDQDLLIAGEWSALRYFKNDGEQFVDETTVTNLGEATGWWRSITPGDFDNDGDVDYIIGNTGENSILRPSTTFPVQAYVGDIDDNKGTDFIPFTYLRSVDGEYRSYPYFGRNDFAKQVNKVKAEYLTHRNFADADAGQFLAGSPPESLLSVNESRSVLLRNDGGKFFIMPLPASVQASPISGGQAVDLNDDDLLDVVLIGNERGVETSQGGMNAANGHVLINQGNLTFKSLNNAESGFTVPGDGRALVVARTPNSRRLIAAQNRGPLVISSIVAKPLAATTRKQEQYWGAGYLSQSGLRR